A window of Polaromonas hydrogenivorans contains these coding sequences:
- a CDS encoding sensor histidine kinase has translation MPQNLKAILKTDGSRFALGTGVLYAVLGLLWIIVSDAAVSSISTDPAWLAMAQRYKGFFYVGVTSVGLIFLVNAGYRRLWNAVSRAEATELQVRDLFLQHPKPMWVYDRDTLEFIAVNDAATRYYGYSREAMLAMNLADICPEEDISRLHALMHSPQDRHRDIGVVRHCKRSGEVVFVHLTAHAVEFMQRKAEMVMAIDVTADVLSKHALERQEAQFRQLHQSLASILWIASADGRTMLYISPALERVYGFAPEAMQANPDLWLQVVHPDDAHIAKASSVELMTEGEASCEYRIRATSGEIKWVSDRKRLIVDAEGLVTMMGGILEDITAAKEHEALRAGTHVELERLVTQRTAELVRVNAELDAFARTIAHDLKAPLVSVIGFSQILHNRHADTLKEDGVRLITRIGRSARQMASLVNDLLALSRVSKTVLVIEDIDLVPLAHEILEELREQEPHRQVRFESPASLQVRADPGLVRPLLTNLLGNAWKFTGKRDDACVQLCLEGAAPEATFCVRDNGVGFDAGNSEQIFKPFQRFHTLSEFSGTGIGLTTCERIVARHHGRIWLESTVGEGTSVFVTLAPAAPDLPHLAPA, from the coding sequence ATGCCTCAAAATTTGAAAGCAATCCTGAAAACGGATGGTTCACGGTTCGCGCTGGGAACCGGCGTGCTCTACGCGGTGCTTGGATTGTTGTGGATCATTGTCTCGGATGCGGCTGTGTCGTCCATTTCCACCGACCCCGCATGGCTGGCAATGGCACAGCGCTACAAGGGATTTTTCTATGTTGGGGTGACCTCCGTGGGACTGATTTTCCTGGTCAACGCGGGCTACCGGCGGCTCTGGAATGCCGTCAGCCGCGCCGAGGCCACGGAACTGCAGGTACGGGACCTGTTCCTGCAGCATCCCAAGCCCATGTGGGTCTATGACCGTGACACCCTTGAATTCATCGCCGTGAATGATGCGGCCACCCGCTACTACGGGTATTCGCGTGAAGCGATGCTGGCGATGAACCTGGCCGATATCTGCCCGGAAGAGGACATTTCACGCCTGCATGCGCTTATGCACAGCCCGCAGGACCGGCACCGCGACATCGGCGTGGTGCGGCACTGCAAGCGCTCCGGTGAAGTGGTTTTTGTCCACCTGACGGCGCATGCGGTTGAGTTCATGCAGCGCAAGGCGGAAATGGTGATGGCCATCGACGTCACGGCCGATGTCCTGTCCAAGCATGCCCTTGAGCGCCAGGAAGCGCAGTTTCGGCAACTCCACCAAAGTCTGGCCAGCATCCTGTGGATCGCCTCGGCCGACGGCCGGACCATGCTCTATATCAGTCCGGCGCTGGAGCGCGTCTATGGTTTTGCGCCCGAGGCGATGCAGGCCAATCCGGACCTTTGGCTCCAGGTCGTCCATCCCGATGATGCGCACATTGCAAAAGCGTCCAGTGTGGAACTGATGACCGAGGGCGAAGCGAGTTGCGAGTACCGGATTCGTGCCACGTCGGGCGAGATCAAATGGGTTTCGGACCGCAAGCGGCTCATCGTCGATGCCGAGGGGCTGGTGACGATGATGGGCGGCATTCTCGAAGACATCACGGCGGCCAAGGAACACGAGGCCCTGCGCGCTGGAACGCATGTTGAACTCGAAAGGCTGGTCACGCAGCGAACCGCTGAACTGGTGCGTGTCAATGCCGAACTCGACGCGTTTGCGAGAACCATCGCCCACGATTTGAAGGCGCCGCTGGTGTCGGTGATCGGTTTCTCCCAGATTCTTCACAACCGCCATGCCGATACGCTCAAGGAAGACGGTGTCCGGCTGATCACCCGAATCGGGCGTTCGGCCCGGCAAATGGCCAGCCTGGTCAATGACCTGCTGGCCCTGTCGCGCGTGTCCAAGACCGTGCTGGTCATCGAGGACATCGACCTTGTTCCCCTGGCGCATGAAATCCTGGAAGAGCTGCGCGAGCAGGAGCCCCATCGCCAGGTCCGCTTCGAGTCGCCTGCATCGCTGCAGGTGCGCGCAGACCCGGGCCTGGTGCGGCCGCTGCTGACCAATTTGCTGGGCAACGCCTGGAAGTTCACGGGCAAGCGCGACGATGCCTGCGTTCAGCTATGCCTGGAGGGTGCGGCGCCCGAAGCGACTTTTTGTGTCAGGGACAATGGCGTGGGCTTTGACGCCGGCAACAGCGAACAGATCTTCAAGCCCTTTCAGCGCTTTCACACGCTGAGCGAATTCAGCGGAACCGGCATCGGACTGACGACCTGCGAGCGAATCGTTGCCCGGCACCATGGGCGCATCTGGCTGGAATCGACCGTGGGCGAGGGCACATCGGTCTTCGTCACCCTGGCCCCTGCCGCTCCCGATCTGCCGCATCTGGCGCCAGCATGA
- the pyrE gene encoding orotate phosphoribosyltransferase, with translation MNTTTGQTGNQGEAMPPEGSLAQEFVQFAVESGVLRFGQFKTKAGRMSPYFFNAGLFDDGAKLGRLAQFYARALLAEEQRSGLAFDMIFGPAYKGIPLAAAVAIELARLGRNLPFAYNRKEAKDHGEGGTLVGAPLKGRVLIVDDVMSAGTAVRESIALIQAAGATPHAVAIALDRQEKATENGIDVNHSAVQYVTRQLGLKVCAIARLSDLLQYLSVQSSSPSSAEVLDGQHLKDHYQSVLAYRERYGVN, from the coding sequence ATGAATACGACGACAGGGCAGACAGGCAATCAAGGCGAGGCCATGCCACCCGAGGGCAGCCTGGCACAGGAATTCGTGCAGTTCGCGGTTGAATCGGGGGTGCTGCGCTTTGGCCAGTTCAAGACCAAGGCCGGCCGCATGAGCCCCTACTTTTTCAATGCCGGCCTGTTTGACGACGGCGCCAAGCTGGGCCGGCTGGCGCAATTTTATGCGCGCGCGCTGCTCGCCGAGGAGCAGCGCAGCGGCCTGGCGTTCGACATGATCTTCGGCCCGGCCTACAAGGGCATTCCGCTGGCCGCCGCCGTGGCCATCGAGCTGGCCCGGCTGGGGCGCAACCTGCCGTTTGCCTACAACCGCAAGGAAGCCAAGGACCACGGCGAGGGCGGCACGCTGGTCGGCGCACCGCTCAAGGGGCGGGTGCTGATCGTCGATGACGTGATGTCCGCCGGCACGGCCGTGCGCGAGTCGATTGCGCTGATCCAGGCCGCCGGCGCCACGCCGCACGCCGTGGCCATTGCGCTGGACCGGCAGGAAAAGGCGACGGAAAACGGCATTGATGTCAACCACAGCGCCGTGCAATATGTCACGCGGCAGCTCGGTCTAAAGGTATGCGCCATTGCGCGCCTGAGCGACCTGCTGCAGTATCTGTCTGTGCAAAGCAGCAGCCCATCAAGCGCGGAGGTTCTTGACGGACAGCATCTGAAAGACCATTACCAGTCCGTTCTGGCCTACCGCGAACGCTACGGCGTCAACTGA
- a CDS encoding TetR/AcrR family transcriptional regulator has translation MSNEHTDVKQHILDTGRSIILGKGFSAVGLNEILSTAQVPKGSFYHYFKSKEAFGEALVDGYVADYLAQVDRLLQPDGAPAAERLMRYWRSWMTPADSQSAECNCLVVKLSGEVSDMSEAMRAALLRGTNLIIERLGNCIAQGLADGSLTGTLDAQHTALTLYELWLGAALLTKVRRERSALDAAMAATCSLLKLPQPVSA, from the coding sequence ATGAGCAATGAACACACCGATGTCAAACAGCACATCCTCGACACCGGACGCAGCATCATCCTGGGCAAGGGCTTTTCGGCCGTGGGCCTGAACGAAATCCTGTCCACCGCCCAGGTGCCCAAGGGCTCGTTCTACCACTACTTCAAATCCAAGGAAGCGTTTGGCGAGGCGCTGGTGGACGGCTATGTGGCCGACTACCTGGCGCAGGTTGACCGGCTGCTTCAGCCCGACGGCGCCCCGGCCGCAGAGCGTTTGATGCGCTACTGGCGCAGCTGGATGACGCCCGCAGACAGCCAGAGCGCCGAATGCAACTGCCTGGTCGTGAAACTGAGCGGCGAGGTGTCGGACATGTCCGAGGCGATGCGCGCGGCCTTGCTGCGCGGCACCAATTTGATCATCGAGCGGCTGGGCAACTGCATTGCGCAAGGCCTGGCCGACGGCTCGCTGACCGGAACCCTCGATGCGCAGCACACGGCGCTGACACTGTACGAGTTGTGGCTGGGCGCGGCCCTGCTGACCAAGGTCAGGCGCGAGCGCAGCGCACTGGATGCGGCCATGGCGGCGACCTGCAGCCTGCTGAAGCTGCCGCAGCCCGTGAGCGCCTGA
- a CDS encoding PA4780 family RIO1-like protein kinase: protein MKAPPRLQSLVEEGLIDTVVRQLMSGKEAMVYVVRCGDETRCAKIYKEADQRSFRQAVDYTENRKVKNTRQARAMAKGTKFGRQASEAAWQSAEVDALYRLADAGVRVPQPHNFCDGVLLMELVTDAHGDAAPRLNDVDFTPEQARRHHATLITEVIRMLCAGIVHGDLSEFNILLAEDGPVIIDLPQAVDAAGNNHASRMLLRDVANLRNFFGRFAPDLLTIDYGNEMWDLYQRGVLYPETVLTGHFRRKTGPVDVGGVLREIDDASAEEAARRVRMAQF from the coding sequence ATGAAAGCACCTCCAAGACTGCAATCCCTCGTTGAAGAGGGCCTGATCGATACCGTGGTTCGCCAGCTGATGAGCGGCAAGGAAGCGATGGTGTACGTCGTGCGCTGTGGCGACGAAACGCGCTGCGCCAAAATCTACAAGGAGGCCGACCAGCGCAGCTTTCGCCAGGCGGTCGATTACACCGAGAACCGCAAGGTCAAGAACACCCGGCAGGCCCGGGCCATGGCCAAGGGCACGAAATTCGGCCGGCAGGCCAGCGAAGCCGCCTGGCAGAGCGCCGAGGTCGATGCGCTCTACCGGCTGGCCGACGCCGGGGTGCGCGTGCCCCAGCCGCACAATTTTTGCGACGGCGTGCTGCTGATGGAACTGGTGACCGACGCGCACGGCGACGCGGCCCCGCGCCTGAACGACGTCGATTTCACGCCCGAGCAGGCGCGCCGGCACCACGCCACGCTGATCACCGAGGTGATTCGCATGCTGTGCGCCGGCATCGTTCACGGCGACCTGTCCGAATTCAACATCCTGCTGGCCGAAGACGGCCCGGTCATCATCGACCTGCCGCAGGCGGTGGACGCGGCCGGCAACAACCACGCCAGCCGCATGCTGCTGCGCGACGTGGCCAACCTGCGCAACTTCTTTGGCCGTTTCGCGCCCGACCTCTTGACCATCGACTACGGCAACGAGATGTGGGACCTGTACCAGCGCGGCGTGCTGTATCCAGAGACGGTGCTGACCGGCCATTTCAGGCGCAAGACCGGGCCGGTCGATGTCGGCGGCGTGCTGCGCGAGATTGACGACGCCAGCGCCGAGGAAGCCGCGCGCCGCGTGCGCATGGCGCAGTTCTGA
- a CDS encoding DUF4124 domain-containing protein: MPSLIPLGLAGLALLCGGAAAQDIYSCVDARGRTITADRPIPECSDRTQRELSRNGLVKRQLGPSLTAHEQAAQDEKDRQAAEIRAREAEDKRRDRALLLRYPTRAVHDQERVAALLQIDEVIKASSKRRGELADQRKAIASELEFYAKDTSKAPASLKRRLEENEGSVAVQQKFIADQEQEKKRVNLRFDEELAKLKQLWVMVSPPANPGASTTKIGKN; the protein is encoded by the coding sequence TTGCCTTCACTCATCCCCTTGGGCCTTGCCGGTCTGGCCTTGCTGTGCGGCGGCGCCGCTGCCCAGGACATCTATTCCTGCGTGGATGCACGAGGCCGGACCATCACCGCCGATCGCCCGATTCCCGAATGCAGCGACCGCACGCAGCGCGAGCTGTCACGCAACGGCCTGGTCAAGCGCCAGCTCGGCCCTTCGCTCACGGCGCACGAGCAGGCCGCGCAGGATGAAAAGGACAGGCAGGCCGCCGAGATTCGCGCGCGCGAAGCCGAAGACAAGCGCCGCGACCGGGCCTTGCTGCTGCGTTACCCGACACGCGCGGTGCACGACCAGGAACGCGTCGCGGCGCTGCTGCAGATCGACGAGGTCATCAAGGCCTCCAGCAAGCGCAGGGGCGAGCTGGCCGATCAGCGCAAGGCGATTGCCAGCGAACTGGAGTTTTATGCCAAGGACACGTCCAAGGCACCCGCATCGCTCAAGCGCAGGCTGGAAGAAAACGAAGGCAGCGTCGCGGTGCAGCAAAAGTTCATCGCCGACCAGGAACAGGAAAAAAAGCGCGTCAACCTGCGCTTTGACGAAGAACTGGCCAAGCTCAAGCAGCTCTGGGTGATGGTGAGTCCGCCCGCGAATCCCGGCGCCAGCACTACCAAGATTGGCAAGAACTGA
- a CDS encoding exodeoxyribonuclease III, which produces MFKLTSLNLNGIRSAASKGLQEWVAQSMPDCICVQELKAQAADLSGRFEAIAEHKGYFQFAEKKGYSGVGIYTRHEPSDVIVGYGSTEFDAEGRYVELRFDRPGRRHSPKLSIISCYFPSGSSGEERQAAKFRFLAELYPHLAALKRCGGDNREFVLCGDINIAHQEIDLKNFKGNKKNSGFLPEERAWMTELLQGDVAPTLPTACGSLPPEGAAAPAARQSRFRGPDLQGASAALPVTPAQASPAQGGGMVDVYRRLHPATTDEAYTWWSNRGQAYAKNVGWRLDYHLATPGFGATAHSASIHKAQRFSDHAPLTIEYDWAL; this is translated from the coding sequence ATGTTCAAATTAACCAGTCTTAACCTCAACGGCATCCGTTCCGCCGCCAGCAAGGGCCTGCAGGAATGGGTTGCCCAATCCATGCCGGATTGTATTTGCGTGCAGGAGCTGAAGGCCCAGGCCGCTGACCTGAGCGGGCGCTTCGAAGCCATTGCCGAACACAAGGGCTACTTTCAGTTTGCCGAGAAAAAAGGCTATTCGGGCGTCGGCATCTACACCCGCCACGAGCCCAGCGACGTGATCGTCGGCTACGGCTCGACCGAGTTCGATGCCGAAGGCCGCTATGTCGAGCTGCGCTTTGACCGCCCCGGCCGCCGGCACAGCCCGAAGCTGTCCATCATCAGCTGCTACTTCCCGAGCGGCTCGTCGGGCGAGGAGCGCCAGGCGGCCAAGTTCCGTTTCCTGGCCGAACTCTATCCGCACCTGGCGGCGCTGAAACGCTGCGGCGGCGACAACCGTGAATTCGTGCTGTGCGGCGACATCAACATCGCGCACCAGGAAATCGACCTGAAAAACTTCAAGGGCAACAAGAAGAACAGCGGCTTTTTGCCCGAAGAACGCGCCTGGATGACCGAGTTGCTGCAGGGTGATGTAGCCCCCACGCTCCCCACTGCGTGTGGTTCGCTGCCCCCCGAGGGGGCCGCTGCGCCTGCGGCCCGGCAAAGCCGGTTCCGCGGCCCTGACTTGCAAGGAGCTTCTGCAGCCCTCCCCGTCACGCCTGCCCAAGCCAGTCCGGCACAGGGCGGCGGCATGGTCGATGTGTACCGCCGGCTGCATCCCGCCACCACCGATGAGGCCTACACCTGGTGGAGCAACCGGGGCCAGGCTTATGCCAAGAACGTCGGCTGGCGGCTGGACTACCACCTGGCGACGCCCGGCTTTGGCGCCACCGCCCATTCGGCGTCGATTCACAAGGCGCAGCGCTTCAGCGACCACGCGCCCCTGACGATTGAGTACGACTGGGCGCTGTGA